In Populus trichocarpa isolate Nisqually-1 chromosome 16, P.trichocarpa_v4.1, whole genome shotgun sequence, a genomic segment contains:
- the LOC7467625 gene encoding BTB/POZ domain-containing protein At5g03250, with product MASMKLGSKTDGFHRDGNTWYCTTGLPSDVTIEVGEMTFNLHKFPLLSRSGLLEKLIEELSIEDGSVSVLKLNDMPAGAKAFELIARFCYGIKIEMTSLNVVSLRCAAEYLRMTEDYGEGNLIVQAEAFLDEVFGSWTDSIKALETCEEVLPYAEEIHIVPRCIDSLAMKACADPNVFNLPVAGQPDAPSQRDVILWNGISSSANKPQPISEDWWFQDVSFLNLPLYKRLILAVESRGMKPETISASLIYYAKRYLPLMSRQSSFDHANNGNPWATVSIPSETDQRVLLEEIVTLLPKKRGVTSPEFLIMLLRTAMVLHASPLCRENLEKKAGAQLDQAVLVDLLIPNMGYSVETLYDIDCAQRMLDHFMSLNQDAALSTPPCIVEEGQFLGGPDTLQPLTMVASLVDGFLAEVAPDVNLKPSKFESLASTIPDYARPLDDGVYHAIDVYLKAHPWLTDTEKEQLCRLMNCQKLSLEACTHAAQNERLPLRVIVQVLFFEQLRLRTSISGWFYVSENLDNSQNPCGSLELPKNDGSHQINSKGRTVGVDDVKERVSELEKECLTMKQDLQKILKTKRSWKIFSKTFGFRRKLQPCNSKESCELKEPEASANGLQNHENGGLPQ from the exons ATGGCGTCCATGAAGTTGGGCTCAAAAACTGATGGCTTTCACCGTGATGGAAATACTTG GTATTGCACAACTGGGCTTCCAAGTGATGTTACCATTGAGGTTGGGGAAATGACTTTCAATCTCCACAAG TTTCCATTGCTTTCAAGAAGTGGGCTTCTAGAGAAGCTTATTGAAGAGCTTTCTATTGAGGATGGATCTGTTTCTGTCTTGAAACTTAATGACATGCCTGCTGGTGCTAAAGCTTTTGAACTTATAGCCAGATTTTGCTATGGTATCAAAATAGAGATGACTTCTTTGAATGTGGTTAGCCTTAGATGTGCAGCAGAGTACCTTCGCATGACTGAAGATTATGGAGAAGGGAATCTCATTGTGCAAGCAGAGGCTTTCCTTGACGAAGTCTTTGGCAGTTGGACAGACTCCATAAAAGCTCTTGAAACTTGTGAAGAAGTTCTGCCTTATGCAGAAGAAATTCACATTGTTCCAAGGTGCATCGATTCCTTAGCAATGAAAGCTTGTGCAGATCCAAACGTGTTTAATTTGCCTGTTGCGGGACAACCTGACGCCCCAAGCCAGAGAGACGTTATCTTATGGAATGGTATATCATCTTCTGCAAATAAACCACAACCCATCAGTGAAGACTGGTGGTTCCAAGATGTCTCATTCCTCAACTTACCTCTCTACAAAAGACTGATTTTAGCTGTTGAATCAAGAGGCATGAAACCCGAGACTATTTCTGCTTCCCTAATATATTATGCCAAGAGATATCTCCCCTTGATGAGTAGACAATCAAGCTTTGACCATGCCAACAATGGCAATCCTTGGGCAACTGTTTCCATCCCTTCTGAGACAGATCAAAGGGTTCTCCTAGAAGAGATCGTGACATTATTACCTAAAAAAAGGGGAGTCACATCCCCCGAGTTTTTGATTATGCTGCTACGTACAGCTATGGTTTTGCATGCAAGTCCATTATGCAGAGAAAATTTGGAGAAAAAGGCGGGAGCCCAGTTAGACCAAGCAGTACTTGTAGATCTTCTCATTCCAAATATGGGTTATTCAGTGGAAACCCTTTATGATATAGATTGTGCTCAAAGAATGCTAGACCATTTTATGTCTCTAAATCAAGACGCAGCTTTATCAACCCCCCCCTGCATAGTTGAAGAAGGCCAGTTTCTGGGCGGCCCTGATACACTACAACCATTGACTATGGTGGCCAGTCTGGTGGATGGATTTCTTGCTGAGGTTGCACCAGATGTAAATTTGAAGCCCTCAAAATTTGAGTCACTTGCATCGACCATCCCAGATTATGCCAGGCCACTTGATGATGGAGTTTATCATGCTATTGATGTATACCTCAAG GCTCATCCTTGGCTTACAGATACAGAAAAGGAGCAGCTTTGCAGACTTATGAACTGCCAGAAGCTCTCACTGGAAGCCTGCACTCATGCAGCTCAGAATGAGAGGCTACCTCTTCGGGTAATTGTCCAAGTCCTCTTCTTCGAGCAACTTCGGCTTCGGACATCAATTTCTGGATGGTTCTATGTCTCTGAGAATCTTGACAACTCACAAAATCCTTGTGGAAGCCTTGAACTTCCCAAAAATGATGGTTCTCATCAAATAAACTCTAAAGGCCGAACTGTGGGCGTTGATGACGTGAAGGAGCGTGTTTCTGAGCTTGAAAAGGAATGTTTGACAATGAAACAAGATCTTCAAAAGATCCTAAAGACAAAGAGAAGCTGGAAGATATTTTCCAAGACATTCGGGTTTAGACGCAAACTACAGCCCTGCAATTCAAAAGAATCATGTGAACTGAAAGAGCCGGAAGCATCTGCAAATGGACTCCAGAATCATGAGAATGGTGGCTTGCCTCAGTAG